The Candidatus Abyssobacteria bacterium SURF_5 nucleotide sequence GATCGGGCGGAACCAGGTGGTTTGCGGCGTCCACCCGCGCAACCGAGGGCATGCGCGCCAGGCGCTCTGTCTTTTTCTTCAGCGACTCCAGATCATCTTCCACAATCGCGCCGAAGGACGGAGAAATTCCGGTGCGTTCCATGAGGACTTCCTCGTACTCGCCGGTCGTGGAATTTTTCGGCTGGATGTGCAGGAAATTGTAGTCGAACGAAACCCGCGGCGCGAAATAGCAGGAAATGAGAGTCGCCACCGCAAAGAAAGCGATTATTGCCGGGGCGTTCGTCGTGGTGAACGAGCCGAAGGCATTCAGGAGCCGGCTCAGCAAGAATTCGGTCGGAGGTCGTTTTTCAAGAATGACCGGCCGCCATCTGGTGCGGAGCACGATCAGCGACGGGAGCACGGTCATCATCGCCAGCAGGCACAGCAGGATGCCTGTTCCTGCGATGATGCCGAGTTCGGCCAGTCCCCTGAAGTCGGTTATCGAGAGCGTCAGAAATGCGACTGCCGTAGTAAGCGCGCCAGTTGTTATCGGCGGGCCTGCGCCCATGAACGCCGCTTTCATCGCTTTGGCTGCGTCGGCATTTCGTCCGAGCTCGTTGTTGAACCGCGCGATAAAGTGGATGCCGAAATCGATCCCGAGCGAGACCAGCGTGATCGCGAAGACGGAGGACATGATATTCAGATGGCCGATGAGGATTTCGGCGGCGCCGAGCGTGGTCGCGAGTGCCAGCAACAGCGAGACGCCGCAGAAAAATATCTCGAGCGGGTAGCGAAAAAAAAGAAAGAAGAGGATCACGGTCGCCACAAGCGCCAGAATAAAAAGCCAGGGCATTTCCTCTTCCATCACGCGCAGATCGCCGTATGCAAACGTGGGAAGGCCGGTCATTCCTATAACGGCATCGGGGAACCGATTCATCGCGTTCTCGCGCGCCTGAACGAGCGCCGCCATCATCGGCTTAAGAAACTCCAGCGAATCTTCCTTCTCCGCATTCGGCCGCGCGGCTAGGATCACGGTCTTGCGGTTCTTGCCGACCAGATAGCCGTCGGGATCGTTGGAGACGGCGAACGGCAGCGCTCGGGCCGCTACGTCGGAGAGGAAATCAAGGTCCGCACGCTCATGTTCCCAGAGATAAAAATTGAGCGTTTCGAGCAATCCGGCGAGCGCATCGAGTTCTTTCGCGGTGGCTGGATTCTGAAATTTTTCCTTCGCTCGCCTTTCGGCCAGTTCTCCAATTACCGGGAACACGTCGTTCAGGTTTTTCGCTGCGCCCATTTTTTCCAGCAGATCGGCGTTCTTGTCCAGGTATTCCTCGATCGCCCGCAGTTGCTCGACCGAAAAATAGAGGAACAATTTTTTTTCGGCAGCGGAGCGATCCAGCTTGTGCAGGACGTCGCGAATATACTGCGGGTGCTTTTCGATTTCGGCTGCGAGCGCATCGGCGCATTTCTTTGAATATTCGAGCGAGGGGCCTTCAATAATGAAGTAGATGTTGTTGGCGGTCCCGAATTCCCGAGTGAAATCAGCATAGCTGCGCACATGCGGATTCTCGGGGGAAAGCAGGTCGGTGCGTCCGCTCATCACCTCAAGTCGCGAGGCTAGTATGAGGCCGGCGGCCGCGGCGGCTATCCAGACGAGGAGGATTAAGCCGGGGCGGCGAAGAACGAGGGATGCAAGTGAAAGAAAAAGTCTTTGCCGCATTTATGGCTCCATCGGATTGACGTAATGCTCTAGGTAGGTTAACAAAGGCGAATTGATGTGGCAAGAAGCACAGGCCTCTTGCCTGTGCCACCGGAACATCTTACAAAAGAAAAATCAACCACCAAGTCACGGAGACACCAAGGATTTTTAGGTTGTCATTCTGAGGAGCGGAGCGACGCGAGGCGCCGGACGAGAGACGGAAGAAAGGAACACCACGCGAGCCGCGTGGCAGGCATGGCGGGACGCCTGTGCTACCGGAGCTTGGGGTTCGATTGTGATGCAGGAGAAGCAAGCATGAGGGCACGGAGGCACAAACAATTTTGGATTTTCGATTTTGGATTCTGGATTTTTCGTTCGAGGTCCGGGACAAGCTTTGCATTGAAGAAAATCAAACCACCAAGGCACAAAGACACCAAGGATTCTTTAAGGTTGTCATTCCGAGGAGCGGAGCGACGAAGAATCTGCCTTAAGAAAGGAACACCACGCGAGCCGCGTGGCAGGCATGGCGGGACGCCTGTGCTACCGGAGCTTGGGGTTCGATTGTGATGCAGGAGAAGCGAGTGAAGTGCATGGAGGCCTCTCGGCAAACCGCGGGAATTGGAAGACTCGGCGAGTTCTTCTTGGTGGCTTGGTGTCTTGGTGGTTCGTTTTGCAGGCTGGAAGCCTGCGCTACATATTATGCTCCGCCGCGCTACGTTATGTCCTTGCTTTCTTTGCTGCGGCTTCGGCGCAGGGGATGCAGAGGCTGCGTCCTTTCAGGCGCCGGATGCGCGTGTCCATGACCTGTTCGCCGCAGTTTTCGCACACGATGCTCTGGTGGATGCGTGCGGGCGCGGGCGGTTCCTCCGTCAGTTCCTGCCACTTGAGAAGCTCTTCGGGCGGCACAGTCAGAATATGCTTGATCAGCTTTTGGCGAAGGGTGCCGAACTCTTTTCGCTCGTTGTCGGTCGCCGAATTTTCGACGCGGATTCGTTTCTTCAGTTCCTCCATGCGCGCCCCGTCAGCACCGGGCAGAGTCGGAAATCCTCGATATGTAATGCGAAATGCCTTGTTTTTGTTTCTCGAAAAGAAGCTGAAACCGCCCTTGCCGTAGTCTTTGAAAACGAGGTTGCCCTTGCCGAAGGTGCAGCCGGTAACCACCTGCACGGCGTCGACGGCGCAGGTGTCGTTTTCAACGACCGCAACCAGTTCTTCATCTTGAGGGCGCTCGACCGCAAGAAGTTCAATGGCCGTCGCAGCTACCCTATATCCAATCGCCAGCCCGGGGCATTCGTGCCCATGGAACCGGACAGCTTCATCAAAGGTGTGCAATTTATTCATCGCGGACCCGCCTCCTTTTCCGTTTATCATTATATATTCTGCTGCAAAAGTCCGTTTTTGGATCGAATTCTGCCATGGTAAATGCGAAATTACTCGCACATTCAAGACCGGCCGAATGAATTCGGCCCTACCAAAAGGGGCTTTGTAGCTTAATATAACATATTCTGCGGCCGCGGTCGAACCCGGATTATATGGTCGGGAGCGACGCTGCCCGGCCTGTGTGGGAGTTGCTACGATCGCGCCCTGATAATACGGGCGGGAGAACGATCCGGCGAGCTTTTTGAGAAATTGCGGGTCACATGATATAATACCGCGTACTGGAGCCGGCAGCCGGTTGCCTCTTTTTCCGGAAGGCGGCCCTCCATTCCTCGTAATTTTTGCGGAAAGAAATCAAGCATAAGGAGCAGCGAACCGATGGAACTCATTACACAAGCCCTCAAGGCGGGACAACGGACGCTTTCCGAATACCAGTCCAAGCAGCTTCTGAGCGCCTACGGCATCCCCGTGACGCGCGAATTCCTCGCGAAGGACAAGAAAGAGGCGCTCGAATACGCGAAAAAGATCGGGTATCCGGTCGTCCTGAAAGGTTGCTCGCCCGCATTGACCCACAAGACGGAGCGCCAGTTGGTGGCCGTCAAACTGCGGGATGAAAAAGAAGTCGGCGAGGCGTTCGATGCGATCACCAAGCGGGCCGGTGAGCCAATGGACGGCATTCTCGTACAGGAGATGATATCGGGCAGCCGCGAGCTGGTCGTCGGGCTCACGCGCGACGAGCAGTTCGGCCCGTGCGCGATGCTCGGGCTCGGCGGCATTTTCGTTGAAGTGCTCAAGCAGGTGACTTTCCGGATCGCTCCGCTCGAGGAGCGAGACGCCCTCGAGATGATGGATGAGCTGCCGGGAAAGAAAATGCTCGAGGCGTTTCGCGGCGAGCCGCCGGTCGACCGCAAGACGCTGGCCAAGATTTTGATGACTATCGGCAATATCGGTCTCGAAAACGATGCCGTGAAAGAAATAGACGTCAATCCGCTCATTGTCTCGGGAGATAAGCCAGTCGCCGTTGACGCACTGGTGGTCCTGGGAGATTGATAAGACGGATTCAGGCAGTCATTCTGCCTATTGATTCTCCAACCTGGCGGCGCCGACTCTTTCATGCCCCCTAGCCGGCGCCGTCTCTGCTCTTGATTATCTTCCACAGGAAATAGAGGAAATGTCGAAAGTCTTGCAAAGATTATCACCGGTTTTCAACCCGCGCTCGATTGCCTTCGTCGGCGCCTCTAATAGCGTCACCAAATGGGGATTCCTTATCCTCTTCAATCTGCTTGACGGCGGCTACCAGGGACGGGTATATCCTGTCAATCCGCGCGAACGTGAAGTCATGGGAGTGACCGCATATCCGAGCATTCTCGATGTGCCCGATGCCGTCGATCTGGCCATAATCGTCGTCCCGCCCCCGCAGGTTCTTCCGGTTATCCGGCAGTGCGTCGAAAAGAAAGTTCCGGCGGGAGTGGTGATCACGGCGGGTTTTGGCGAGCTTGGTGAAAAGGAGAAGGATCTCGAGCGGCAGATGGTGGAGTTGGCGCATGGTGGCGGTATGGTGCTTGCGGGCCCGAACTGCGCCGGCGTACTGAACGCCCATTTAAGCCTGTATTGTCTTATGCCGCCGTTCTTTCCGAAGCCAGGCGATATCTCGATGTGCTCGCAATCGGGGAATGTTGGCGCGTCGATGCTCCGGTTCAGCCTCCACCGCGAGATGGGATTCAGCAAGTTCATCAGCACCGGAAATGAGGCGGATCTGCACACCGAGGATTACCTGGAATATTTCGGTGAGGATCCGCAGACCAACGTGATACTTTCGTATTTGGAAGGGCCGCACGATGGGCGGCGGCTGTTCCAAACCGCTCGTTCAGTGGCAAAAAAGAAGCCGATTGTGCTGATCAAGTCGGGCCGAACGGCAGCCGGCGAAAAGGCGGCGCGTTCGCATACCGGTTCGCTGGCGGGCTCCGATGAGATATTCGACGTCATGTGCAGACAGGCGGGAATCATCCGGGTTGAAGACATCGAGCAGATGTTCGACACCGGCCGCGCATTCCAGCGCCAGCCGCTTCCGAAGGGAAAGCGCGTCGCGATTGTCGCGGCGGGCGGAGGCTGGGGCGTCCTGGCCGCGGATGCGTGTTCACGTGTCGGGCTGGACGTCGTGAGACTGAGGCCCGAAACGCTTGAGGCGTTGGACGAAATTCTTCCTTCGTGGTGGAGCCGAAACAATCCGATTGATCTTGTGGCCGGGCTGAAGCCGGGGGATTTCATCAATTCGATAGAGGTCATGTTGCGGTGCGACTATGTGGATGCGGTGATGGCGCTCGGGGGGATCGGTTTTTCGACCGTTCGCGCGCAGGGTTTTCGGAAATCGTGCCACGCGGAGCGGTACAACCTGATCCACCTGTCAGAGCTTTTTGTCGGCGAGGACATGAGGACCGCGCGCGGGATCATCGAGCTTATCGACACGTATCAGAAACCGGTAATCGTTGCGTCTGAAACGTCGATCGGAGCGCGCCCGAATTTGAATCCTCCCGTTCTGGCCATAGAGGAAGCGGGAGTGATGGTGTATCCGACGCCGGATCGCGCCGCGAAGGTGCTTGCGCGAATGGTGGAACGCGCGCTGTACTTGCGGAACGGGGAAACGCAGGAATAGACACGAATAGAAAGGCGTACCACCAAGGCACCAAGACACCAAGGGACGTGCCTTATTCTTCTTGGTGACTTGGTGCCTTTGTGGTTGGAAGGTCCTCTTCGCCTTGGCAAAGTTCGCCTCCCAATCGTCAGAGAGAATGTTCGTCCTATTTGTTTTCGAGCTGCTGGAGGGCTTCGCGTGCGGCGATAAGGGAAGGGTCGGCCTTGAGTGCTCGCGTGAGATACTTGCGGGCGTTGTCGTAGCGCCCGTTTTCGAGATAGAGCGCCCCGAGGTTATATAAGGCGATCGCCTCATCTTCATTCCATCGAAGCGCGAGCTTGTACTCTCTTTCTGCCTCGTCTTTCAGTCCCCGCTCATCATAGATCCGCCCAAGATTGGTATGCGCCAGCGCATGCCGCCAGTCGAGCGCGACGGCCTTCTTGTAGCAGTAGAGTGCGGTTTCCTGCCGGCCCATCCGGTCAAACGCCAGTCCCATATTGTAGTATGCCTCCGGCGAATCCGGTTGGAGCTCGAGGCCGGCCTTCAACTGCTCGGCCGCCTGCTCATTCTGCCCCATCACGAGGAAAACGAGGCCGAGATTGAATTTGATTTGCGCGTCTGCGTCCGACGGCGCAAGAACGTTGATCCAATCAGAAATCTTCCTCAACATGTCCGGGTTTTGTCCGTTGAGAGGGTCATCGGGCGCGACTGTTGGTGGTTTCCAGCGAGTGATATCGATCCGATTCCTCGCGATCACGTCTACATTTTTGGAAGTTGCCCTGGCGAAAACGGCGGCAACGGGATCGAGGTGTACGAGGAACCAGCCGGGGGTGCTGTAAATGATTGGCGCCATGAAGAGCCCATCTTGTGATGTGTGCGATATGAGGGCGGCGTTAAATCCATATTGATCGGCAAGTTCGGAGAACTGTTTCGGGTTCGACAGGACACTGCAATACTCGGCCAGAACGGTTTCTGTGTTTACTTCCAGGCGCGGATCAATGAACACTTTTTCCGATGGGAACATCTGCCAGATAAACATGCCGCCGGCATCGAGGCTGTTGAAGAACGGACCAGACAACTTCTTCTCCTTGATGAACGACAACGACTCCTGCGGAAATGAATGTTCTTTGAAGCCGATGCCGAATCTTTCCGCGCGCTTGTCTGAGATATAGTACCGATTGTTCCATATTCGCACGGTCTGTACGGCCATGATCGCCATGAGCATCAGATACGCGGCCATGGCGAGGCCGCGGGAATGCCGGCGTTCCAGGTTGAAGAGCATGCGCCACCTATCAACAACATTTCGAGCATGCACAACCACAAACGGGAGAACGGCGAGCATGAAAACCGGCACGTTTCTGCGGGCGTTGAGGGCGAGATAGCCCATTCCGAGAAAGATAAAGATGTGGCTGAGTCTCGCGTTTCGCCAGTCGAGCGCGAGCGCAAGGGCGCTCAATGCGAGGAACCCGGCGAAATACATCGTGGCGCTTGTGACGTTGTATCCGGAGAACGGCGGCTGAAATTCGGCGACCGAATTCGCAAAGACGTTTTCCATTCCGCCGACTCTCGTAAAGAGCGTGGCCGGAAACAGGAGCCCCTTCAATCCGTAGGGATTTATGAGGGAAGCGGCAACGGTCAAGGCGAAAAGTGCTCCGAGCCGGAGTGTCTTCCTGTCAGAAAATACTGACAGATCCCATCTTCTTCGGATTGAAAAATATGGTTTTTCCCTATCTATTAAAATAGAATCGAGGAAGTACGCAATAATCAGGCAAGGGCCGAGAATGAAGAGCGCCTGCAGGTTGGTCCAGATAATTTGCAGCGGAACGAGCAGAAAAATTCGCGCGCCGATTCGGCCGCGATCGTGTTTGATGAGGAGGAGTGTGTACAGCGCTATCATAAGGTAGGTGAATGCTTCCGGACGCGCAAGGAATCGGAAGCTGCCGGCAAGAAGCGCGAGCCAGATGAACAGCAGTGCTAACAGGCGACTCCTGGGGCGCCGGCACGAGAGCCAGGTAACGTAGAACGTTGCGGAATAGACGGCGACGAAAAGCAGGGACAGCGCATAGGATCCGAACGTGTGATAGGCGGTGTAAACGATCAATTGGAACAGCCAGTGAAGGTCGATCCATTGATTGCCGC carries:
- a CDS encoding tetratricopeptide repeat protein, which translates into the protein MIITLENTSPTILERAEAILKRLAFLGLAILALSLFAHKIIDTDIWWHLRTGKLILESGRIPATDPYSFTAGGNQWIDLHWLFQLIVYTAYHTFGSYALSLLFVAVYSATFYVTWLSCRRPRSRLLALLFIWLALLAGSFRFLARPEAFTYLMIALYTLLLIKHDRGRIGARIFLLVPLQIIWTNLQALFILGPCLIIAYFLDSILIDREKPYFSIRRRWDLSVFSDRKTLRLGALFALTVAASLINPYGLKGLLFPATLFTRVGGMENVFANSVAEFQPPFSGYNVTSATMYFAGFLALSALALALDWRNARLSHIFIFLGMGYLALNARRNVPVFMLAVLPFVVVHARNVVDRWRMLFNLERRHSRGLAMAAYLMLMAIMAVQTVRIWNNRYYISDKRAERFGIGFKEHSFPQESLSFIKEKKLSGPFFNSLDAGGMFIWQMFPSEKVFIDPRLEVNTETVLAEYCSVLSNPKQFSELADQYGFNAALISHTSQDGLFMAPIIYSTPGWFLVHLDPVAAVFARATSKNVDVIARNRIDITRWKPPTVAPDDPLNGQNPDMLRKISDWINVLAPSDADAQIKFNLGLVFLVMGQNEQAAEQLKAGLELQPDSPEAYYNMGLAFDRMGRQETALYCYKKAVALDWRHALAHTNLGRIYDERGLKDEAEREYKLALRWNEDEAIALYNLGALYLENGRYDNARKYLTRALKADPSLIAAREALQQLENK
- a CDS encoding formylmethanofuran dehydrogenase codes for the protein MNKLHTFDEAVRFHGHECPGLAIGYRVAATAIELLAVERPQDEELVAVVENDTCAVDAVQVVTGCTFGKGNLVFKDYGKGGFSFFSRNKNKAFRITYRGFPTLPGADGARMEELKKRIRVENSATDNERKEFGTLRQKLIKHILTVPPEELLKWQELTEEPPAPARIHQSIVCENCGEQVMDTRIRRLKGRSLCIPCAEAAAKKART
- a CDS encoding carboxylate--amine ligase; this translates as MELITQALKAGQRTLSEYQSKQLLSAYGIPVTREFLAKDKKEALEYAKKIGYPVVLKGCSPALTHKTERQLVAVKLRDEKEVGEAFDAITKRAGEPMDGILVQEMISGSRELVVGLTRDEQFGPCAMLGLGGIFVEVLKQVTFRIAPLEERDALEMMDELPGKKMLEAFRGEPPVDRKTLAKILMTIGNIGLENDAVKEIDVNPLIVSGDKPVAVDALVVLGD